The following proteins are co-located in the Spirosoma montaniterrae genome:
- a CDS encoding MerC domain-containing protein: MKTEILSRKADYIGITGSVLCVVHCLITPVLLMTTALLQNEQLRFGYLSLDYVFIGVNVIAVYFATRHHASPAIKRALWSFLLIFAAAIVLEDVNEAFEYLGYAASAGLVITHLINIRQHQKV; encoded by the coding sequence ATGAAAACAGAAATCCTCTCCCGCAAAGCCGACTATATCGGCATCACCGGCTCCGTCCTGTGCGTTGTTCACTGTTTGATCACCCCTGTTTTGCTGATGACAACGGCATTGCTACAAAATGAGCAATTGCGCTTTGGCTATCTGAGTTTAGATTATGTTTTCATCGGCGTTAACGTCATCGCCGTTTATTTTGCCACCCGGCACCACGCATCGCCCGCTATCAAACGCGCGCTGTGGAGTTTTCTGCTGATTTTTGCCGCAGCTATTGTGCTTGAAGACGTAAACGAAGCGTTTGAATACCTCGGCTACGCAGCATCAGCCGGTTTGGTTATTACCCACCTGATAAACATTCGGCAGCATCAAAAGGTCTGA
- a CDS encoding DUF58 domain-containing protein has protein sequence MLNLIKLNNLHLAGKLVSDELLLGIQHSRRSGVGTEFEQFRHYVVGDDPKRIDYKRLAQTGQYYVRESATESNQHIRLLLDLSGSMNYAEAGIARLDYAKILLASLAYLANRQGDQLSLYGLQHGVVQPLVPAGKQSFQRIVATLETAQASGEWQNKETKFPEFSRKQSEMLILASDFLQADDEWLNLIRSLAGPRREIVIFQLLGNQELDFNLTGFYRFQDLETGREVELQAESVRSEVQMRASAYLAMLDEALRLPHVRLIRARLSEPIALVLRKFLN, from the coding sequence ATGCTCAACTTAATCAAACTCAACAACCTTCACCTCGCTGGCAAACTCGTCAGCGATGAACTGCTGCTGGGTATTCAGCATAGCCGCCGGTCGGGTGTAGGGACCGAGTTCGAGCAGTTTCGGCATTACGTGGTGGGCGACGACCCGAAGCGCATCGACTACAAACGGCTGGCGCAAACGGGGCAGTACTACGTCCGCGAATCGGCTACGGAAAGTAATCAGCACATTCGGCTGCTGCTCGATTTGTCGGGGTCCATGAACTACGCCGAAGCGGGTATTGCGCGACTTGATTACGCCAAAATTCTGCTGGCGTCGCTGGCCTACCTTGCCAACCGGCAGGGCGACCAATTGAGCTTGTACGGCCTGCAACACGGAGTTGTTCAGCCGTTGGTGCCAGCAGGAAAACAGTCCTTTCAGCGGATTGTGGCAACGCTCGAAACAGCGCAGGCATCGGGCGAATGGCAAAATAAAGAAACAAAATTCCCGGAGTTCAGCCGTAAACAAAGCGAGATGCTTATACTGGCCTCCGATTTTTTGCAGGCTGACGACGAATGGCTTAACCTGATACGAAGCCTGGCCGGGCCACGTCGGGAGATTGTGATTTTCCAACTGCTGGGCAATCAGGAACTGGATTTTAACTTAACGGGCTTTTACCGGTTCCAGGACCTGGAAACGGGCCGCGAAGTTGAGTTGCAGGCCGAGTCGGTGCGGTCTGAGGTGCAGATGCGGGCGTCGGCATATCTGGCGATGCTCGATGAAGCGTTGCGACTGCCGCACGTTCGGCTCATCCGGGCACGGCTGAGCGAGCCAATAGCATTAGTACTACGGAAGTTTTTGAATTGA
- a CDS encoding sterol desaturase family protein, producing MKSSTEQLQTMAGHGKTRPRNSGTKQLFDNPILEALSRTHIMVPISMWLTLSAFLGWYAFTHTDMNYATIAALFGSGLFVFTLFEYILHRYLYHLAPTTPQRAKIQYTFHGVHHEYPKDKTRLAMPPALAIIVAAAFFGLFFLMMGEAAYAFFPGFLVGYSGYLAVHFIVHAYAPPKNFFKQLWVNHSVHHYKNPESNYGVSSPLWDYVFRSFQK from the coding sequence ATGAAATCGTCAACGGAACAACTGCAAACAATGGCTGGTCATGGTAAGACCCGGCCCAGGAACAGCGGTACGAAACAACTTTTTGATAATCCAATTCTGGAAGCTCTTTCGCGCACGCACATCATGGTGCCCATTAGCATGTGGCTAACGCTTTCGGCCTTTTTAGGCTGGTACGCTTTCACCCATACAGACATGAACTACGCTACCATTGCGGCTTTGTTTGGGTCGGGGCTATTCGTGTTTACGTTATTTGAGTACATATTGCACCGCTACCTGTATCATTTGGCTCCAACTACGCCCCAGCGGGCCAAAATTCAATACACGTTTCACGGCGTTCACCACGAGTATCCGAAAGACAAAACTCGTTTGGCAATGCCCCCGGCGTTGGCAATTATTGTGGCGGCTGCGTTTTTTGGTTTGTTTTTTCTGATGATGGGCGAGGCTGCCTACGCGTTCTTTCCGGGCTTTCTGGTAGGCTATTCGGGCTATCTGGCTGTGCATTTCATTGTACATGCCTACGCTCCGCCGAAGAATTTTTTCAAGCAGTTGTGGGTTAACCACAGCGTTCATCATTACAAAAATCCCGAAAGTAACTACGGCGTATCATCGCCCCTGTGGGATTACGTGTTCAGGTCATTTCAGAAATAG
- a CDS encoding BatA domain-containing protein produces the protein MFIEPAFLWASLAVVIPIAIHFWHQKRGKPLPWAAMRWLAEREQQQSRGLRLDNLWLLLLRCLLLIVLAIMLAQPLLNWLNQRKTVEQIHLVQPNAAVLNAFRFELEQARQQNERVVDTESFTNPLALQTAINALPTTDAQLHLYLVNDPIWADAPAITVPKRFQLHTVVDSAPQPKAYLIGQASKRLFVAHNGQLMSQTGPNQGIRFQTQPAHTGPIRVLLNYIKAAEHQSVRAALQALTDVYGFDFATDDKPQPNVSYDLMLTDHLPVSANPQTLYIVSDIVASPTTDNVIVTNETLIPQTSERVAAGQLPEWLGEQILRHYGVWQNRQPLSQRALKTLFVPTTKPEPARQAGLQHALTLFFIVVLILERWLALTKNA, from the coding sequence ATGTTTATTGAACCAGCTTTTTTGTGGGCCAGTCTTGCCGTTGTGATTCCGATTGCGATTCACTTCTGGCACCAGAAGCGGGGCAAGCCCCTGCCCTGGGCGGCTATGCGCTGGCTCGCCGAACGCGAACAGCAACAAAGCCGGGGACTTCGGCTCGATAACCTATGGCTGTTGCTCCTGCGCTGTCTGCTGCTGATTGTGCTGGCGATTATGCTGGCACAACCACTACTGAACTGGCTGAACCAGCGCAAAACTGTTGAGCAAATTCATTTAGTTCAGCCAAACGCTGCCGTACTGAATGCGTTTCGGTTTGAGTTGGAACAGGCCCGCCAACAAAACGAGCGCGTCGTTGACACCGAATCGTTTACGAACCCGCTGGCTCTGCAAACGGCCATCAACGCACTGCCCACCACCGACGCCCAACTGCATCTGTACCTCGTTAATGACCCAATCTGGGCCGACGCACCAGCCATTACTGTGCCGAAACGGTTTCAGTTGCACACCGTTGTTGATTCAGCCCCGCAGCCGAAAGCCTACCTGATTGGTCAGGCATCTAAACGCCTGTTTGTAGCCCATAACGGGCAACTCATGAGCCAAACCGGACCTAATCAGGGTATTCGTTTTCAGACACAACCGGCGCACACAGGTCCAATTCGTGTGTTGCTCAACTATATTAAAGCTGCTGAACATCAGAGCGTTCGGGCTGCGTTGCAAGCCTTAACCGATGTGTATGGATTCGATTTTGCTACAGATGACAAACCCCAGCCTAACGTGTCTTACGACCTGATGCTGACCGACCACCTTCCCGTGTCTGCGAACCCGCAAACGCTTTACATCGTTTCGGACATAGTGGCATCGCCGACCACAGATAACGTGATTGTTACGAACGAAACGCTAATACCTCAAACATCGGAGCGAGTGGCTGCCGGGCAACTACCCGAATGGCTGGGCGAACAGATTTTACGACATTACGGTGTGTGGCAAAACCGGCAACCGCTCAGCCAACGCGCCCTGAAGACGCTGTTTGTACCGACAACTAAACCCGAACCGGCCCGGCAGGCGGGGCTGCAACACGCGCTAACCCTCTTTTTTATCGTTGTACTGATACTTGAACGCTGGCTGGCCCTCACTAAAAACGCATGA
- a CDS encoding DUF4159 domain-containing protein — protein MKPFVFTRIQYTSGDWDTDQRMPSNLLHSLVEYTTLPVDQKERVVRLNSPDLFKSQFCYLSGHKLVEFSQQERDYVKRYVQNGGFIFADDCNHDVDGLFAKSFEQEMGRTFGPKALQKIPNTHPIYSCFFKFPDGPPTTSFELNGWGDDLVHDYLKAIIVNGRIGVLYSNKDYGCEWDYDFRNKRFLAEDNTKFGVNIVMYALTV, from the coding sequence TTGAAACCGTTCGTATTCACCCGCATCCAATACACCTCCGGCGACTGGGACACCGATCAGCGAATGCCGAGCAATCTGCTGCATTCGCTGGTGGAGTACACAACCCTGCCCGTCGACCAGAAGGAGCGAGTGGTGCGGCTGAACAGCCCTGATTTGTTTAAGAGCCAGTTTTGTTACCTGAGCGGGCACAAATTGGTGGAGTTTTCGCAGCAGGAGCGCGACTATGTCAAACGGTACGTGCAGAATGGCGGGTTCATATTCGCCGACGATTGCAACCACGACGTGGACGGACTATTTGCGAAGTCATTCGAGCAGGAAATGGGGCGCACATTCGGGCCGAAGGCGTTGCAGAAAATCCCGAATACGCACCCGATTTATAGCTGCTTTTTCAAGTTCCCCGACGGCCCGCCAACGACCTCGTTCGAGTTGAACGGCTGGGGCGACGACCTCGTGCATGATTACCTGAAGGCCATCATCGTAAACGGGCGCATCGGTGTGTTGTACAGCAACAAAGACTACGGCTGCGAGTGGGATTATGACTTCCGAAACAAACGCTTCCTGGCCGAAGACAACACGAAATTCGGAGTGAACATTGTCATGTATGCATTAACTGTCTAA
- a CDS encoding GNAT family N-acetyltransferase — MLNITPAALDHLPVIRDIAYRTWPATFGEILSPEQIAYMLEMMYSLDALREQVNEKQHVFLLATEPDSDQFLGYASYELNYQNQPITKIHKIYILPESQGKGVGNALISAVTDVARQHGNTALSLNVNKHNKAVRFYERIGFAIAKTETIDIGNGFIMDDLVMIKPL; from the coding sequence ATGCTCAACATAACCCCCGCAGCCCTCGATCACCTGCCCGTTATCCGCGATATTGCCTACCGTACCTGGCCCGCTACGTTCGGCGAAATTCTGTCGCCCGAACAGATTGCGTATATGCTGGAAATGATGTACAGCCTCGATGCGCTGCGGGAACAGGTAAACGAAAAGCAGCACGTTTTTCTGCTGGCTACCGAACCTGATAGCGATCAGTTTTTGGGCTACGCATCCTACGAACTGAATTATCAAAATCAGCCCATCACGAAGATTCACAAAATCTATATTCTGCCCGAAAGTCAGGGCAAAGGCGTAGGCAACGCGCTGATTAGTGCCGTAACCGACGTGGCCCGGCAGCACGGCAACACGGCTCTGTCGCTGAATGTGAATAAACACAACAAAGCCGTCCGCTTTTACGAACGCATCGGCTTTGCCATCGCCAAAACCGAAACTATCGACATCGGAAACGGCTTTATTATGGATGACCTGGTAATGATAAAACCGCTTTGA
- a CDS encoding AAA family ATPase, which yields METQHYKTLVGKLPLLKQEIGKVIIGQEEAVSEVLTALLAGGHCLLEGVPGLAKTLMVRTMADALAMHFKRIQFTPDLMPGDIVGTEVLEEDHQTGKKFFQFNRGPIFANVVLADEINRTPPKTQAALLEAMQEYKVTYGGTDYPLPRPFLLIATQNPIEQAGTYPLPEAQLDRFLLYIKLSYPSEPEELDVLRSTTGTARPDLQTILTDQDVLDLQHLTRQVHISDDLLAYINRLVRASRPQESPVPFVKQWVEWGAGPRAGQALVLCAKARAVLHERFSVIPDDIQTLAYPVLRHRIALNFRAEGEGITTDKVIDELVSKKF from the coding sequence TTGGAAACACAACACTACAAAACACTCGTCGGCAAGCTGCCGCTCCTGAAACAGGAAATTGGCAAGGTAATTATCGGGCAGGAAGAAGCCGTGAGCGAGGTATTGACGGCTCTGCTGGCAGGTGGGCATTGCCTGCTCGAAGGTGTACCGGGCCTGGCAAAAACGCTGATGGTCAGAACAATGGCCGATGCACTGGCGATGCACTTCAAACGGATTCAGTTTACGCCCGACCTGATGCCGGGCGATATTGTTGGCACCGAAGTACTCGAAGAAGACCATCAGACGGGCAAAAAATTCTTCCAGTTTAACCGGGGGCCGATTTTTGCCAACGTGGTGCTGGCCGACGAAATCAACCGAACCCCGCCCAAAACGCAGGCCGCTCTGCTCGAAGCCATGCAGGAATACAAAGTGACCTACGGCGGTACGGATTATCCGCTGCCTCGTCCGTTTCTGCTGATTGCCACGCAAAATCCTATCGAACAGGCCGGCACCTACCCCCTGCCCGAAGCCCAGCTCGACCGGTTTCTGTTGTACATTAAACTCAGCTACCCCTCTGAGCCAGAAGAACTCGACGTACTGCGTAGCACTACCGGCACTGCCCGCCCCGACCTGCAAACCATCCTGACCGATCAGGACGTACTCGACCTACAGCACCTGACCCGGCAAGTCCACATCAGCGACGACCTGCTGGCATATATTAATCGACTTGTTCGGGCCAGCCGCCCGCAGGAGTCGCCGGTGCCGTTTGTAAAACAGTGGGTTGAGTGGGGAGCCGGGCCACGCGCCGGGCAGGCGTTGGTGCTGTGTGCCAAAGCCCGCGCCGTGTTGCACGAACGCTTCTCGGTTATTCCCGACGATATTCAGACACTGGCCTACCCAGTACTGCGCCACCGTATTGCCTTGAACTTCAGAGCCGAAGGCGAGGGTATAACAACGGATAAAGTGATTGATGAATTAGTGTCTAAAAAGTTTTGA
- a CDS encoding geranylgeranylglycerol-phosphate geranylgeranyltransferase, with protein MVVRQPVSFPMFALGFLRLIRVQNLLIVVLTQFLARIFLVGPKEDWLRLLTDRTIWLLSFATVCIAAAGYIINDYFDIKIDLVNKPKRVVIGRYLKRRVALVAHQALNVLGCLIGLYLSKWVFLVNILSAGLLWFYSANFKRQPVVGNLVISLLTALSLIVLAVYYRQNADMLLIYALFSFGITLVREIIKDMEDVRGDARFGCRTLPIVWGLRRTKYLLYVLIGSFVMTLFLTAGSLNNPKLDVIFLILLAPVSYLTYRLVYADTRRAFGYLSNLCKIIMLMGVLSMIWA; from the coding sequence ATGGTCGTGCGTCAGCCCGTTTCGTTTCCGATGTTTGCCCTGGGCTTTTTGCGGCTCATCCGGGTGCAAAACCTGCTGATTGTGGTGCTGACGCAATTTCTGGCGCGTATTTTTCTGGTTGGCCCGAAAGAAGACTGGCTCCGACTTCTCACCGACCGTACCATCTGGCTGCTATCGTTTGCAACGGTTTGTATTGCCGCAGCGGGGTACATTATCAACGATTACTTCGATATCAAGATCGATTTGGTCAATAAGCCCAAACGGGTCGTGATTGGCCGGTATCTGAAACGTCGGGTGGCTTTGGTTGCCCATCAGGCATTGAACGTACTTGGCTGTTTAATTGGGCTTTATCTAAGCAAATGGGTTTTTCTGGTCAACATACTGTCGGCGGGGTTGCTCTGGTTTTATTCAGCTAATTTTAAGCGGCAGCCGGTGGTTGGCAATCTGGTAATCTCGCTCCTGACGGCACTATCGCTGATTGTGCTGGCTGTATATTATCGCCAAAATGCCGACATGCTGCTGATTTACGCGCTGTTTTCGTTTGGTATTACACTCGTGCGCGAGATTATCAAAGACATGGAAGACGTTCGGGGCGACGCCCGGTTTGGTTGTCGCACCCTGCCCATTGTGTGGGGGCTACGCCGGACCAAGTACCTGCTCTACGTACTGATTGGTTCGTTTGTTATGACTCTTTTTCTGACTGCGGGTTCGCTCAATAACCCAAAACTCGACGTTATTTTTCTCATTCTCCTCGCTCCTGTTTCCTACCTGACCTACCGGCTTGTTTACGCCGATACCCGACGTGCGTTCGGGTATTTGAGCAACCTCTGCAAGATCATCATGCTCATGGGGGTTTTGAGCATGATTTGGGCCTGA
- the bshA gene encoding N-acetyl-alpha-D-glucosaminyl L-malate synthase BshA, whose amino-acid sequence MKIGIVCYPTFGGSGVVATELGKALAKNGHQIHFITYQQPPRLDFFNENVYYHEVNIPSYPLFQYAPYESALTSEMVNVVLNEDVDLLHVHYAIPHASAAYMAKMILRSQGRNVPVVTTLHGTDITLVGKDASYEPVVTFSINESDGVTSVSEDLRRDTYKHFNVHREIEVIPNFIDLNRFKRQQKDHFKKAICPNGEKLIVHTSNFRRVKRIDDAVMTFYHVQQQIPAKLLLVGDGPERARIERLVRDLSIYDQVRFLGKLDAVEEVLSVADLFLMPSENESFGLAALEAMACQVPVISSNVGGLPELNIQGVTGFMSNVGDVDDMVRNALFVLSDEQLPIFQENALARAKEFELSRVLPRYEAHYERVILAMSDER is encoded by the coding sequence ATGAAAATCGGTATTGTGTGCTATCCTACGTTTGGGGGAAGTGGCGTTGTTGCTACTGAACTCGGCAAAGCGTTAGCGAAAAACGGCCACCAAATTCACTTTATTACCTATCAGCAGCCGCCCCGGCTCGATTTTTTCAACGAAAACGTTTACTACCACGAAGTCAACATTCCGTCGTATCCGCTGTTTCAGTACGCGCCTTACGAATCGGCCCTGACCAGCGAGATGGTAAATGTGGTTCTGAATGAAGATGTTGACCTTCTGCACGTTCACTACGCTATTCCGCACGCATCGGCAGCTTATATGGCGAAAATGATTCTGCGGTCGCAGGGGCGTAATGTGCCGGTTGTTACTACGCTGCACGGAACTGATATTACACTCGTCGGCAAAGATGCGTCGTATGAGCCGGTTGTAACGTTCAGCATTAACGAATCGGACGGGGTTACGTCGGTATCTGAAGATTTACGGCGGGATACGTACAAGCATTTCAACGTCCATCGCGAGATTGAGGTAATTCCAAACTTCATTGACCTGAATCGGTTTAAACGACAACAGAAAGATCATTTTAAGAAAGCGATCTGTCCTAACGGCGAAAAACTGATTGTGCATACGTCAAATTTCAGACGTGTGAAGCGTATAGACGACGCCGTGATGACATTCTATCATGTGCAGCAACAAATCCCTGCCAAACTCCTGCTCGTGGGCGACGGTCCCGAACGCGCCCGCATCGAACGGCTCGTGCGCGATCTGAGTATCTACGATCAGGTGCGGTTTCTGGGGAAGTTAGACGCCGTAGAGGAGGTGCTGTCGGTAGCCGATTTGTTTCTGATGCCTTCTGAGAATGAGAGCTTTGGCCTGGCAGCCCTCGAAGCAATGGCCTGTCAGGTGCCGGTTATTTCGTCGAACGTCGGTGGCTTGCCAGAGTTGAATATACAGGGTGTAACGGGTTTTATGAGCAACGTAGGCGACGTTGACGATATGGTACGTAACGCCCTGTTTGTATTGTCGGACGAGCAGTTGCCAATCTTTCAGGAGAATGCTCTTGCCCGTGCCAAAGAATTTGAACTGTCGCGCGTTTTGCCCCGCTACGAAGCACACTACGAACGAGTTATATTAGCGATGAGTGATGAACGATGA